A section of the Deltaproteobacteria bacterium genome encodes:
- a CDS encoding EutN/CcmL family microcompartment protein yields MQIGRIIGTLVATRKHERLVGSKIQIVQPLDLKGESPQGDPLVAVDAVGAGVGERVILVRGSSARRAVDDDQCPVDATIVGIIDHIDIDERQL; encoded by the coding sequence ATGCAGATTGGGCGCATAATCGGTACTCTGGTGGCCACGCGCAAACACGAACGGCTCGTAGGCAGTAAAATACAGATCGTCCAGCCTCTCGATCTGAAGGGCGAGTCGCCTCAAGGAGACCCCCTTGTAGCGGTGGACGCCGTGGGCGCCGGTGTGGGGGAGCGAGTGATCCTGGTCCGCGGCAGCAGCGCCCGCCGGGCGGTTGATGACGATCAGTGTCCGGTGGATGCTACGATTGTTGGGATTATCGACCACATCGATATCGATGAAAGACAACTTTGA
- a CDS encoding cob(I)yrinic acid a,c-diamide adenosyltransferase, producing the protein MNGIPLEMKIYTRRGDRGQSSILNGEAVYKDDPRLKTYGALDELQSHLGMARSLISHESVPDIIRSVQSDIFTASSELASTPNALQRLERRIGPEDVTRLERWIDEFTETYGLPTHFVAPGESLESAVLHVARSVCRRGERLIVTLNRQTGHYDQLITYFNRLGDLIFVLAWAVDVMKVIERVVEELTRNAVR; encoded by the coding sequence ATGAACGGTATTCCTCTCGAAATGAAAATATACACCAGACGCGGAGATCGAGGTCAAAGCAGCATTCTGAACGGTGAAGCCGTCTACAAGGACGATCCCCGGCTGAAGACCTATGGCGCATTGGATGAACTCCAGTCCCATCTGGGAATGGCCCGATCGCTCATATCCCATGAATCCGTGCCGGACATTATCCGGTCCGTTCAGAGCGACATCTTCACGGCAAGTTCCGAGTTGGCTTCGACCCCTAATGCGTTGCAGCGCCTGGAACGGCGGATAGGGCCTGAAGACGTCACGAGATTGGAGCGATGGATCGACGAATTCACCGAGACCTATGGCCTTCCGACGCACTTCGTTGCACCGGGCGAATCCCTTGAAAGCGCCGTGTTGCATGTGGCCAGGTCGGTATGCCGTCGCGGCGAAAGGCTCATCGTCACCTTGAATCGGCAAACCGGCCATTACGATCAGTTGATCACGTATTTCAACCGCCTGGGCGATCTGATTTTTGTGCTCGCTTGGGCCGTGGACGTCATGAAGGTCATCGAACGCGTTGTCGAGGAGCTGACGCGAAACGCAGTCCGGTGA